From Sodalis glossinidius str. 'morsitans', the proteins below share one genomic window:
- the pheS gene encoding phenylalanine--tRNA ligase subunit alpha: protein MPHLADLVVQAKADIERSQDIEALELVRVEYLGKKGHFTQQMTALRDLAPDARPAAGAVINQAKQDVQQALAERKATLEGAALEAWLAAETLDVSLPGRRMENGGLHPVSRTIARIEHFFGELGFSVATGPEIEDNYHNFDALNIPAHHPARADHDTFWFDATRLLRTQTSGVQIRTMKAQPPPIRIIAPGRVYRNDYDQTHTPMFHQMEGLIIDTDISFTNLKGTLHDFLRNFFEEDLQVRFRPSYFPFTEPSAEVDVMGKNGRWLEVLGCGMVHPNVLRNVGIDPEIYSGFAFGMGMERLTMLRYGVMDLRAFFENDLRFLKQFK, encoded by the coding sequence ATGCCACATCTTGCAGATTTGGTTGTGCAGGCCAAAGCAGATATCGAACGGTCCCAGGATATAGAGGCGTTGGAGTTGGTCCGCGTCGAATACTTAGGCAAAAAAGGGCATTTTACCCAGCAAATGACTGCGCTGCGGGATCTGGCGCCGGACGCGCGGCCTGCGGCGGGTGCGGTAATTAATCAGGCCAAACAGGACGTGCAGCAGGCGCTGGCCGAGCGCAAAGCGACGCTGGAGGGCGCGGCGCTGGAGGCGTGGCTTGCTGCTGAAACGCTGGATGTCTCGCTGCCGGGGCGCCGCATGGAAAACGGCGGTCTGCATCCGGTATCCCGTACCATAGCGCGTATTGAACATTTCTTCGGCGAATTGGGCTTTTCGGTGGCCACAGGGCCGGAAATCGAAGATAATTACCATAATTTCGACGCCCTGAATATCCCCGCCCATCACCCTGCACGTGCCGATCACGATACCTTCTGGTTTGACGCCACCCGGCTTTTGCGTACACAGACCTCCGGCGTACAGATCCGTACCATGAAGGCGCAGCCGCCGCCGATTCGCATTATTGCACCGGGGCGGGTGTACCGCAACGATTATGATCAGACCCATACGCCGATGTTCCATCAGATGGAGGGGCTGATTATCGATACCGATATCAGTTTCACCAACCTGAAGGGCACGCTGCATGATTTTCTGCGCAACTTTTTTGAAGAAGACCTGCAGGTCCGTTTCCGCCCGTCTTATTTTCCGTTTACCGAACCCTCCGCCGAAGTGGACGTGATGGGGAAAAACGGCCGTTGGCTGGAAGTGCTGGGTTGCGGCATGGTGCATCCGAATGTCCTGCGCAATGTCGGCATCGATCCGGAAATTTACTCCGGCTTCGCTTTCGGCATGGGCATGGAGCGGTTGACGATGCTTCGTTACGGTGTCATGGATTTGCGCGCATTCTTTGAAAACGATCTGCGTTTTCTTAAACAATTTAAATAA
- the rplT gene encoding 50S ribosomal protein L20, whose amino-acid sequence MARVKRGVVARARHKKILKQAKGYYGARSRVYRVAFQAVIKAGQYAYRDRRQKKRQFRQLWIARINAAARQNGISYSRFINGLKKASIEIDRKILADIAVFDKVAFAALADKAKGDLV is encoded by the coding sequence ATGGCTCGCGTAAAACGTGGTGTGGTAGCACGTGCACGTCACAAAAAAATCTTGAAACAAGCGAAAGGTTACTACGGTGCCCGTTCGCGCGTTTACCGTGTTGCCTTCCAGGCGGTTATCAAAGCAGGTCAGTACGCTTACCGTGACCGTCGTCAGAAGAAACGTCAGTTCCGTCAACTGTGGATCGCGCGTATCAACGCCGCGGCCCGCCAGAACGGTATTTCTTACAGCCGGTTCATCAATGGTCTGAAAAAGGCTTCCATTGAGATCGACCGTAAAATCCTGGCGGATATCGCTGTATTCGACAAAGTGGCTTTCGCCGCTCTGGCCGATAAAGCGAAAGGCGACCTGGTGTAA
- the pheM gene encoding pheST operon leader peptide PheM translates to MNATIFRFFFYFSTCIPGACA, encoded by the coding sequence ATGAATGCTACTATTTTCCGTTTCTTTTTTTACTTTAGCACCTGTATCCCGGGGGCTTGCGCGTAA
- a CDS encoding NAD(P)H-binding protein: MKVFITGATGSAVVAELLNSGHEVTGLVRSSDKAALTASGALALPGTLDDLELLRHAAKEADAVIHTAFNHDFSRFAESS, encoded by the coding sequence ATGAAAGTATTTATCACGGGGGCGACCGGCTCGGCGGTAGTCGCTGAGTTACTTAACTCGGGACATGAGGTAACGGGACTGGTTCGTTCTAGCGACAAGGCGGCGTTGACGGCCAGCGGCGCCCTGGCATTGCCCGGCACGCTCGATGATCTCGAACTATTGCGCCACGCAGCAAAAGAGGCGGACGCGGTAATCCATACCGCGTTCAATCATGATTTTTCCCGATTCGCCGAGAGTTCGTAG
- the thrS gene encoding threonine--tRNA ligase, producing the protein MPVITLPDGSQRQFAHPVSPLDVARDIGPGLAKACIAGRVNGKLVDAVDVIEHDAQIAIITAKDEAGLEIIRHSCAHLLGHAIKQLWPQTKMAIGPVIDKGFYYDLDLDHTLTQDDLDLLEKRMHELAEKDYDVIKEKVSWQQARDAFVARGEDYKVAILDENIRRDDRPGLYHHEEYVDMCRGPHVPNMRFCHHFTLQKTSGAYWRGDSKNKMLLRIYGTAWGDKKQLNTYLQHLEEAAKRDHRKIGKQLDLYHMQEEAPGMVFWHNDGWTLFRELETFVRMKLKAYQYQEVKGPFMMDRVLWEKTGHWDNYAEHMFTTSSENREYCIKPMNCPGHVQIFNQGLKSYRDLPLRMAEFGSCHRNEPSGSLHGLMRVRGFTQDDAHIFCTEDQVRDEVNNCIKMVYDMYGTFGFEKILVKLSTRPEKRIGSNDVWGRAEQDLAAALTENGIAFEYQPGEGAFYGPKIEFTLLDCLDRAWQCGTVQLDFSLPGRLNASYVGENNERVVPVMIHRAILGSMERFIGILTEEYAGFYPTWLVPTQVVVMNITDNQSEYVAKLTEKLSAAGIRVKADLRNEKIGFKIREHTLRRVPYMLVCGDKEVEACKVAVRTRRGKDLGSIDVNEIITKLQHEIRSRNLHQLEE; encoded by the coding sequence ATGCCCGTTATAACTCTCCCTGATGGCAGTCAGCGTCAGTTTGCCCATCCCGTCTCTCCCCTTGATGTTGCCCGCGATATCGGTCCTGGTCTGGCCAAAGCCTGCATTGCCGGCCGCGTTAACGGGAAATTGGTTGATGCCGTTGATGTCATTGAGCACGATGCCCAGATTGCCATCATTACCGCCAAAGATGAGGCGGGGCTGGAAATAATTCGCCATTCCTGCGCGCACTTGCTCGGACACGCCATCAAACAACTGTGGCCGCAAACGAAAATGGCTATCGGTCCAGTTATCGATAAAGGCTTCTATTATGATCTCGATCTCGATCATACCCTGACGCAGGACGATCTCGACCTGCTGGAAAAGCGGATGCACGAACTGGCTGAAAAAGACTACGACGTTATCAAAGAAAAAGTCAGCTGGCAGCAGGCCCGCGATGCGTTTGTGGCGCGGGGCGAGGATTATAAAGTCGCTATCCTCGACGAAAATATCCGTCGCGATGACCGCCCCGGGCTTTATCATCATGAAGAGTATGTCGACATGTGCCGCGGCCCGCACGTCCCCAACATGCGTTTCTGCCACCACTTTACCCTGCAAAAAACCTCCGGCGCTTACTGGCGCGGCGACAGCAAGAACAAAATGCTGCTGCGCATTTACGGTACCGCCTGGGGCGATAAAAAGCAGCTCAACACCTACCTGCAGCATCTGGAAGAAGCGGCGAAGCGCGATCATCGTAAAATCGGTAAGCAGCTTGATTTGTATCACATGCAGGAAGAAGCGCCGGGTATGGTGTTTTGGCACAACGACGGTTGGACCCTTTTCCGCGAACTGGAAACCTTTGTGCGTATGAAGCTCAAAGCTTATCAGTACCAGGAAGTGAAAGGGCCGTTCATGATGGACCGCGTCCTGTGGGAAAAGACTGGGCATTGGGACAATTACGCCGAGCACATGTTCACCACGTCGTCGGAAAACCGGGAATACTGTATTAAACCGATGAATTGTCCGGGCCACGTGCAGATTTTCAATCAAGGTTTGAAGTCCTACCGCGATCTGCCGCTGCGGATGGCCGAATTCGGCAGTTGCCACCGCAATGAGCCGTCGGGTTCGCTGCATGGACTCATGCGGGTGCGTGGCTTTACCCAGGACGATGCCCATATCTTTTGTACCGAAGACCAGGTGCGTGATGAAGTAAACAATTGCATCAAAATGGTGTATGATATGTACGGCACGTTTGGCTTCGAGAAAATCCTGGTCAAACTGTCAACCCGTCCGGAAAAGCGTATCGGCAGCAATGACGTCTGGGGCCGGGCGGAACAGGATCTGGCAGCCGCGCTGACGGAAAACGGTATTGCCTTTGAATACCAGCCGGGCGAGGGGGCTTTCTACGGTCCCAAAATTGAATTTACACTTCTTGATTGCCTGGATCGTGCCTGGCAATGTGGTACGGTGCAGCTCGACTTCTCGCTACCCGGTCGTTTAAATGCCTCTTATGTCGGGGAAAATAACGAACGGGTGGTACCGGTCATGATCCACCGTGCTATTCTGGGGTCAATGGAACGCTTCATTGGTATCCTGACGGAAGAGTATGCGGGTTTCTACCCAACCTGGCTGGTGCCGACACAGGTCGTCGTGATGAACATTACCGATAATCAGTCGGAATATGTCGCAAAACTGACGGAAAAACTGTCAGCGGCAGGGATTCGGGTGAAAGCAGACTTGAGAAATGAAAAAATAGGCTTTAAAATCCGAGAACATACTTTGCGTCGGGTGCCTTACATGCTGGTCTGCGGAGATAAAGAAGTGGAAGCATGCAAGGTCGCAGTGCGTACACGCCGCGGTAAAGACTTGGGCAGTATCGACGTTAACGAGATTATAACCAAGCTGCAGCACGAAATCCGCAGCCGTAATCTTCATCAACTGGAGGAATAA
- the rpmI gene encoding 50S ribosomal protein L35: MPKIKTVRGAAKRFKKTASGGFKRKHANLRHILTKKSTKRKRHLRPKSMVSKGDLGLVVRCLPYA; this comes from the coding sequence ATGCCAAAAATCAAGACAGTACGCGGTGCCGCAAAGCGCTTCAAGAAAACGGCTTCGGGCGGTTTCAAGCGTAAGCATGCTAACCTGCGTCATATTCTGACCAAAAAATCCACTAAGCGTAAGCGTCACCTGCGCCCGAAATCCATGGTTTCCAAAGGGGATCTGGGTTTAGTCGTTCGTTGTCTGCCCTACGCGTAA
- the infC gene encoding translation initiation factor IF-3: MKGGKRVQPARPNRINREIRAAEVRLTGIDGEQIGIVSLNEALEKAEEAGVDLVEISPNAEPPVCRIMDYGKFLYEKSKSTKEQKKKQKVIQVKEIKFRPGTDEGDYQVKLRNLVRFLEDGDKAKITLRFRGREMAHQQIGIEVLNRVRDDLSELAVVESFPSKIEGRQMIMVLAPKKKQ; this comes from the coding sequence ATTAAAGGCGGAAAACGAGTTCAACCGGCGCGTCCCAATCGTATTAACCGAGAAATCCGCGCCGCAGAGGTTCGTCTGACGGGTATCGACGGCGAGCAGATTGGTATTGTCAGCCTGAATGAAGCGCTTGAAAAAGCTGAGGAAGCGGGCGTTGATTTAGTCGAAATCAGCCCTAATGCCGAACCGCCGGTTTGCCGAATCATGGATTACGGCAAGTTCCTCTATGAGAAAAGCAAATCCACTAAAGAACAGAAGAAAAAGCAGAAAGTTATTCAGGTTAAGGAAATCAAATTCCGGCCTGGTACCGATGAAGGCGACTATCAGGTAAAACTACGCAACCTGGTTCGTTTTCTGGAAGACGGCGATAAAGCCAAAATCACCCTGCGGTTCCGCGGACGTGAAATGGCGCACCAGCAGATCGGCATCGAAGTGCTTAATCGCGTTCGTGACGATCTGAGTGAACTGGCGGTAGTGGAATCTTTCCCCTCCAAAATTGAAGGCCGCCAGATGATCATGGTGCTCGCACCCAAGAAGAAACAGTAA